A region from the uncultured Macellibacteroides sp. genome encodes:
- a CDS encoding sigma-70 family RNA polymerase sigma factor: MNRFESMTDETLVTMYAQGNNSAFDVLLNRYKSSIHSYIYFIVRNKDLAEDIFQETFVKVIITIKQGRYTDNGKFKAWITRIAHNLIIDYFRQERSENTISNDDVEVDLFNNSKLCDSTIEDAMIRGQVLSDVKKLVKHLPDNQREVLEMRYYQDLSFKEIADLTGVSINTALGRMRYAILNMRKMAEEHNMELSLI; encoded by the coding sequence ATGAACAGATTTGAATCCATGACCGATGAAACATTGGTTACGATGTATGCACAAGGCAATAATTCTGCTTTTGATGTTCTGTTAAATCGCTATAAAAGCAGTATTCATTCTTATATTTATTTTATCGTACGTAACAAAGATCTTGCAGAAGATATCTTCCAGGAAACTTTCGTCAAGGTGATTATTACCATTAAACAAGGTCGATATACCGATAATGGAAAGTTCAAAGCATGGATAACCCGTATTGCTCACAATCTTATAATAGACTATTTCCGTCAGGAACGTAGCGAAAATACAATTTCCAACGATGATGTAGAAGTGGATTTGTTTAATAATAGTAAGCTTTGTGACTCTACAATTGAAGATGCAATGATTCGTGGGCAAGTGCTTTCGGACGTTAAGAAATTGGTTAAACACCTTCCTGACAATCAACGTGAAGTTCTTGAGATGCGTTACTACCAGGATCTGAGTTTTAAGGAAATAGCAGATCTTACCGGAGTAAGCATTAATACAGCCCTTGGTCGCATGCGTTATGCTATTTTAAATATGAGGAAAATGGCTGAGGAACATAACATGGAACTATCATTGATTTAA
- a CDS encoding TonB-dependent receptor, with protein sequence MNKIITLMLCLCCPFWTMQAADEPVLNPSDANIVGHIIDKKSGEHLPFINVFLQGTTIGTVSDGTGHYYLKNLPEGKFTLVMKSVGFKTIEKVIVSKKGKTLEINFQTEEDAVSLDGVVVSANRNETTRRLAPSLVNVLDTKVFERANATSLADGLNFQPGVRVENNCQNCGFQQVRINGLEGPYTQILIDSRSIFSALTGVYGLEQIPANMIERVEVMRGGGSALFGSSAIAGTINIITKEPQRNSAQLAHSLTMIGGSRPDNNTTLNASLVTDDHKAGVYIFGQNRTRSAYDHDGDGFSEIGHLNAKTVGFRSYIKTGTYSKLTFEYHNISEFRRGGNNLDLPPHETDITEQTEHNINGGGLKFDLFSKDYKHRLNVYASSQHTKRQSYYGAGKDPNAYGHTTDLTFIGGAQYAYEWANCLFMPAEFTGGAEYSHDNLEDVMIGYNRTIAQKVNIGSVFLQNEWKNTRWSFLVGGRFDKHNLIDHLIISPRANLRYNPTKDINLRLSYSSGFRAPQAFDEDLHITAVGGDVAIIQISPNLKEEKSQSISASADFYNRFDEVQTNFLIEGFYTDLSDVFLLEQIGRDDQNNLLLERRNGEGARVMGVNLEGKLAFEWIQLQAGATLQRSRYKEPEHWSDNPTLKPQKKMFRSPDVYGYVTSSFNPLKKLSLSLTGTYTGGMLVQHFAGYVPEDREEKTPDFVDMSLKLAYDFPLLTSGTLQINAGIQNIFDSYQSDFDKGGSRDAGYVYGPALPRSYFVGCKIIY encoded by the coding sequence ATGAATAAGATTATAACTCTCATGTTGTGTCTGTGCTGTCCCTTCTGGACTATGCAGGCTGCCGATGAACCCGTATTAAACCCTTCAGATGCAAATATTGTCGGTCATATTATTGATAAAAAGAGTGGTGAGCATCTTCCCTTTATAAATGTTTTCTTACAGGGAACAACCATAGGTACCGTATCTGACGGAACCGGTCATTATTACCTTAAAAATCTGCCTGAAGGTAAATTTACGCTGGTAATGAAATCTGTCGGGTTCAAGACTATCGAAAAAGTGATTGTTTCTAAAAAAGGCAAGACGCTCGAAATTAACTTTCAAACGGAAGAGGACGCGGTCTCTTTAGATGGGGTAGTTGTTTCGGCAAACCGGAATGAAACAACCCGTCGTTTGGCGCCTTCTCTGGTAAATGTACTGGATACAAAGGTGTTCGAGAGAGCAAATGCGACAAGTTTGGCAGATGGATTAAACTTTCAACCAGGAGTGAGGGTGGAAAACAACTGTCAGAATTGTGGATTTCAACAAGTTCGTATTAACGGACTGGAGGGACCTTACACACAGATATTAATCGACAGCCGCTCTATTTTTAGTGCGTTGACCGGAGTGTATGGCCTCGAACAAATCCCAGCCAATATGATCGAACGGGTTGAAGTAATGCGTGGGGGTGGTTCGGCCTTGTTCGGCTCTTCTGCAATTGCAGGTACAATAAATATAATAACTAAGGAACCTCAAAGAAATTCTGCTCAACTGGCTCATTCGCTAACAATGATTGGCGGAAGCAGACCAGATAATAATACAACTCTAAATGCATCGCTGGTTACAGACGATCATAAAGCGGGCGTGTATATTTTCGGACAGAACCGTACCCGTTCTGCTTACGACCACGATGGTGATGGTTTTTCGGAGATTGGTCATCTGAATGCTAAAACAGTTGGTTTTCGTTCTTATATTAAAACTGGCACTTACTCTAAGTTAACGTTCGAATATCATAACATAAGCGAATTTCGCAGAGGAGGAAATAATCTCGATTTACCTCCTCACGAAACTGATATAACGGAGCAGACCGAACATAATATTAATGGTGGAGGGTTGAAGTTTGATCTCTTCTCTAAAGATTATAAGCATCGGTTGAATGTGTATGCATCATCACAACACACCAAACGTCAGAGTTATTATGGTGCTGGAAAGGATCCTAATGCCTATGGACATACGACCGACCTTACATTTATTGGTGGAGCACAATATGCTTACGAATGGGCTAATTGTCTTTTTATGCCCGCCGAATTTACAGGCGGTGCTGAGTATAGCCACGATAATTTAGAAGATGTGATGATTGGATACAATCGTACTATTGCTCAAAAAGTCAACATAGGAAGTGTCTTTCTACAGAACGAATGGAAAAATACCCGTTGGAGTTTTCTTGTTGGAGGCCGATTTGATAAACATAATCTTATAGATCATCTGATAATTAGTCCACGGGCTAATCTTCGTTATAACCCGACTAAAGATATCAATCTTCGCCTTTCGTATTCAAGTGGTTTCCGTGCACCTCAGGCTTTCGACGAAGATTTGCATATCACAGCTGTTGGAGGAGATGTCGCAATAATTCAAATATCTCCAAATCTTAAAGAAGAAAAGTCTCAGAGCATAAGCGCCTCGGCCGATTTCTATAACCGTTTTGACGAAGTTCAGACTAATTTTCTTATAGAAGGATTTTATACGGATTTAAGCGATGTTTTTTTGCTTGAACAGATTGGACGCGACGACCAGAATAATCTTTTGCTGGAACGCCGTAATGGAGAAGGTGCCCGTGTAATGGGCGTAAATTTGGAAGGAAAACTCGCATTCGAGTGGATTCAACTTCAGGCAGGTGCTACATTACAGCGGAGCCGATATAAAGAGCCTGAACATTGGAGTGATAATCCGACGCTGAAACCTCAGAAAAAAATGTTCCGATCGCCGGATGTATACGGCTATGTAACTTCTTCATTTAATCCGCTTAAGAAACTTTCTCTTTCACTAACAGGAACTTATACAGGCGGTATGCTGGTTCAGCACTTTGCCGGGTATGTTCCGGAGGACCGTGAAGAGAAGACGCCTGATTTTGTGGATATGAGTCTGAAGCTTGCGTACGATTTCCCCTTGTTAACCAGCGGAACGCTTCAAATTAACGCAGGGATTCAGAACATATTTGACTCTTATCAAAGTGATTTCGATAAAGGAGGAAGTCGTGATGCGGGTTATGTATACGGACCAGCTCTTCCACGAAGTTATTTTGTGGGATGTAAAATTATCTATTAA
- a CDS encoding ATP-binding cassette domain-containing protein has protein sequence MITVNNLDVQFGKRALFQDVNLKFTPGNCYGIIGANGAGKSTLLRVISGQLDPTRGSISLGPGERLSVLSQDHFAYDEFSVMDTVIMGHTILWSIIQEKNALYEKPDFSDADGIRVSELEEKFAEMEGWNAESDAGNLLSGLGITEDIHYSIMKDLSGKQKVRVLLARALFGKPDNLLLDEPTNDLDLETVSWLEHYLGEFENTVLVVSHDRHFLDSVCTHTVDIDFGKVKQFAGNYSFWYESSQLALRQQQQQNKKAEEKKKELEEFIRRFSANVAKSKQTTSRKKMIEKLNIEEIQASSRRYPGIIFTPSREPGNRILEVKGLSKSIEGVTLFKDVNFNIEKDDKVVFISHDPRAMTALFNIINDEDNDYEGSFEWGQTITTAYLPLENTQYFNTDLNLIDWLSQFAEDTNEVYLKGFLGKMLFSGEEVLKKASVLSGGEKMRCMISRMMLKNANTMILDSPTNHLDMESIQAFNNTLKTFKGNVLFSSHDHEFIQTVANRVIELTPNGIIDKIMDYDDYIVDPIVAEMKQRMYR, from the coding sequence ATGATTACGGTTAACAATCTGGATGTACAATTCGGAAAACGCGCATTGTTTCAGGACGTGAATTTAAAGTTTACACCGGGCAACTGCTACGGTATTATTGGAGCCAACGGCGCCGGAAAATCAACTCTGCTCCGGGTTATCAGCGGACAACTTGACCCAACTCGCGGATCTATTTCTTTGGGCCCGGGAGAACGGCTTTCTGTTCTTAGTCAGGACCACTTTGCATACGACGAATTTAGTGTTATGGATACGGTTATCATGGGACACACCATCCTATGGAGCATCATTCAGGAAAAGAACGCACTTTACGAAAAACCTGATTTTTCTGATGCTGATGGTATCAGGGTTTCAGAACTGGAAGAGAAGTTTGCAGAAATGGAAGGATGGAATGCAGAAAGTGACGCAGGCAATCTTTTAAGCGGCTTAGGTATCACTGAAGATATTCACTACAGCATAATGAAAGACCTGAGCGGTAAACAAAAGGTACGTGTTCTTTTGGCGAGAGCTTTGTTTGGTAAGCCTGACAACTTGTTACTGGATGAGCCAACCAATGACCTTGACCTTGAAACAGTTTCCTGGCTAGAGCACTATCTGGGTGAATTTGAAAATACGGTATTGGTAGTATCTCACGACCGTCACTTCCTTGATTCGGTATGTACTCACACTGTTGATATTGATTTTGGCAAAGTAAAACAATTCGCCGGCAACTATAGCTTCTGGTACGAATCAAGTCAGCTTGCCCTGCGTCAGCAACAACAACAAAACAAGAAAGCAGAAGAAAAGAAGAAAGAACTTGAAGAGTTTATTCGCCGTTTCAGTGCCAATGTGGCTAAATCAAAACAGACTACCAGCCGCAAGAAGATGATTGAAAAGTTGAATATTGAAGAAATTCAGGCTTCTTCCCGTCGTTACCCGGGTATAATCTTTACACCTTCACGTGAACCAGGTAATCGTATTCTTGAGGTAAAGGGCTTATCAAAATCAATTGAAGGGGTTACACTTTTTAAAGATGTTAACTTCAATATTGAAAAGGATGATAAAGTGGTATTTATTAGTCACGACCCACGTGCCATGACAGCCTTGTTTAACATCATCAATGATGAAGACAATGACTATGAAGGCTCTTTTGAATGGGGACAAACCATTACAACAGCTTATCTTCCTTTGGAAAATACCCAGTATTTCAATACGGATCTGAATCTTATCGACTGGCTTTCCCAGTTTGCTGAAGATACAAACGAAGTATATCTGAAAGGATTTCTTGGAAAAATGCTTTTCTCTGGTGAGGAGGTGCTTAAAAAGGCAAGTGTTCTTTCCGGTGGTGAAAAAATGCGATGCATGATTTCACGAATGATGCTTAAGAATGCCAATACTATGATTTTAGATTCTCCTACCAATCACCTTGATATGGAATCTATTCAGGCATTCAATAATACATTGAAGACATTCAAAGGAAATGTACTGTTCTCCAGTCATGACCATGAATTTATTCAGACTGTTGCCAACCGTGTAATCGAACTCACACCGAATGGTATAATTGACAAGATTATGGATTACGACGACTATATAGTTGATCCTATTGTTGCTGAAATGAAACAGCGGATGTATAGATAA
- a CDS encoding ComEC/Rec2 family competence protein, translated as MIKEIRKRPFLRLLFFWITGILLQNNLPCRLYSWGLLALGLAIIVCTQHSRIRFRYEYNWLWGSGFSCLVLFISIQTMAFSSDKLKWSLPVSEKITVVAELTDSPSEKNRSYLCDMKLIAQLPDGNPLSGQRVQVYFPKDSMLFSLLPGDLLLLNMSFMPPGHRNEPLGYLNYLRSNQIVASGYCPSGSWTQLPRADTSFSIRYYALHIRHKLVKQIEKLSLTDTEKAILSALTFGYKSAVDKETMSDFSTTGVMHIISVSGFHVAIVCAFISFLMSFFPNTIGFHLLRYGVTVAVVWGFVYVSGLSSPAVRAGLMLTFFLTGRLLSRRADSYNILAASAFIMLVYNPYYLFDTGFQLSYIAVFFILYLQPRLNRLIEIRNPILSTPWSWTTVTVAAQAGTTPLSLYAFGRFSLVFLLTNIPVAAIATILIPLTLGWTIFSQLVPSLTWLQMIVEKLTRSLLWIVTSFGRIPGASFTFTIGFIEMLFAYGIIGFLLFYIRRRTPFSLLAGLSCLLIILLIMLKERFVY; from the coding sequence ATGATAAAAGAAATTAGAAAGCGGCCTTTTTTAAGGCTGCTTTTTTTTTGGATAACCGGAATCTTACTTCAAAATAACCTCCCCTGCAGATTATATTCGTGGGGATTGTTAGCTTTAGGGTTGGCTATTATAGTCTGTACTCAGCATTCGCGGATCAGATTCCGTTACGAATATAACTGGTTATGGGGATCCGGATTTTCCTGCCTGGTTCTTTTTATTTCTATTCAAACGATGGCCTTTTCTTCAGATAAATTGAAATGGAGCTTACCCGTAAGCGAGAAAATTACGGTAGTAGCCGAACTTACCGATTCTCCCTCCGAAAAAAACCGATCCTATTTATGTGATATGAAACTTATCGCACAACTACCAGACGGAAACCCTTTGTCGGGTCAGCGTGTACAGGTTTATTTTCCAAAAGATAGTATGCTATTTTCCTTGTTACCAGGAGATTTATTACTGTTGAATATGTCTTTTATGCCTCCTGGTCATAGAAATGAACCCTTGGGATATCTGAATTACCTGCGTTCCAATCAAATTGTAGCTTCGGGATATTGTCCTTCGGGCAGCTGGACTCAATTGCCAAGGGCAGACACCTCATTTTCAATAAGATATTATGCACTGCATATTAGACATAAACTAGTAAAACAAATAGAAAAGCTTTCTTTAACGGATACTGAAAAGGCTATTCTTTCTGCACTGACTTTTGGTTATAAATCGGCCGTCGATAAAGAAACAATGTCCGATTTTTCAACAACCGGTGTTATGCATATTATCTCAGTAAGCGGTTTTCATGTGGCTATTGTTTGTGCTTTCATCTCTTTTTTAATGTCGTTCTTTCCAAATACTATCGGATTTCATTTGCTTAGGTATGGTGTTACCGTTGCGGTGGTTTGGGGATTTGTTTATGTTTCTGGCTTGTCATCTCCCGCAGTACGAGCAGGACTGATGTTGACATTCTTTCTTACAGGCCGACTTCTTTCCAGGCGAGCAGACAGTTACAATATTCTTGCTGCCTCGGCTTTTATAATGCTTGTTTACAATCCTTATTATTTGTTCGATACAGGTTTTCAGTTAAGTTATATAGCGGTATTTTTTATTCTATATTTGCAGCCACGACTAAACCGCCTTATCGAAATTAGAAATCCAATACTTTCAACACCATGGAGTTGGACAACTGTGACAGTTGCTGCACAGGCAGGGACTACTCCGCTCAGTCTATATGCGTTTGGGCGGTTCTCACTTGTTTTCTTACTTACAAATATACCGGTAGCAGCAATAGCAACTATATTGATTCCTCTTACATTAGGCTGGACAATATTTTCTCAATTAGTTCCGTCTTTAACCTGGCTGCAAATGATAGTAGAAAAGCTAACACGAAGTTTGCTATGGATTGTTACTTCTTTCGGTCGTATTCCCGGAGCTTCGTTTACATTTACAATAGGATTTATTGAAATGTTATTTGCATATGGCATAATTGGATTCTTGCTATTCTACATCCGTAGACGTACTCCTTTTTCATTGCTGGCAGGACTAAGTTGCTTGTTAATTATCCTTCTTATAATGCTTAAAGAAAGATTTGTATACTAA
- a CDS encoding sulfatase-like hydrolase/transferase, with the protein MKKRVLFLFACFITFILVFAMQKPVFMLYNHSIGGALSVMDYIQVMIHGLKLDATVSGYLTVIPLLFTLLSVWIPGRYISSILKGYFFLISIIIALIFVVDIALYPYWGFRLDATPLFYLQSPGDALASAPASTLILQTLVFFVYTYGIFWLLRRYILPLIPEVHVKKELHNSFRLLVLGGILFIPIRGGVTTSTANVGMVYYSNNQFLNHSAINPCFSFLASLSKQQDFASQYNYLSESDRSKTFKEMTGHPQGDSIPSLLSTKHPNILLILMESFSANAIESLGGEAGVTPNLNKLSKEGILFTNLYANSFRTDRGLVAVLNGYLAQPTTSIMKYPAKSQTLPSIAKSLQTKGYTSDMLYGGDINFTNMQSYFFSSGYSKITADKDFPLSSRLSKWGANDDITFTHLYKTLKDGSRKEPFFSTFLTISSHEPFEVPYKRLKDPYLNSVAFTDSCLGNFIDKIKALPLWDNTLIILVSDHGFKYPDSVKEHDPKRYRIPMLWLGGAIKEPRIVSGYGNQTDLAATLLWQLGIPHNKFTFSKNLMDSVQPSYAFYSYNNGFGFIDTTGVSVYNCEAERPLILKPEAGNETRLKKGKALLQTLYDDLGTR; encoded by the coding sequence ATGAAAAAAAGAGTATTGTTTCTATTTGCGTGCTTCATAACATTCATACTGGTCTTTGCTATGCAAAAACCAGTATTTATGTTGTATAACCATTCGATTGGCGGAGCACTTTCAGTGATGGATTATATACAGGTAATGATTCATGGACTTAAGCTCGATGCAACGGTTTCAGGATATCTTACCGTAATACCCTTGTTATTCACGTTACTATCCGTTTGGATTCCCGGACGGTATATCTCATCAATTTTAAAAGGGTATTTCTTTTTGATATCAATAATAATTGCACTTATCTTTGTGGTAGACATTGCTTTGTATCCTTATTGGGGGTTCAGACTTGACGCAACCCCTCTCTTCTATTTACAGTCGCCTGGTGATGCACTTGCCAGTGCTCCTGCCAGTACGTTGATACTACAAACACTGGTGTTTTTTGTTTATACGTATGGTATATTTTGGCTATTAAGAAGATATATACTGCCTCTTATACCTGAAGTTCATGTAAAAAAAGAGCTTCACAATTCATTTAGACTACTTGTATTAGGTGGAATTTTATTTATCCCGATTCGAGGAGGGGTAACAACTTCTACAGCTAATGTGGGAATGGTATATTATAGCAATAACCAGTTTTTAAATCATTCGGCTATTAATCCTTGTTTCAGTTTTCTTGCCTCTCTTTCCAAACAGCAGGATTTTGCATCTCAATACAACTACTTATCAGAGTCGGATCGCAGTAAAACATTTAAAGAAATGACAGGTCATCCGCAAGGCGACTCGATTCCTTCGTTGCTTTCTACAAAACATCCCAATATTTTGCTAATTCTGATGGAAAGTTTTTCTGCCAATGCTATAGAATCGCTAGGCGGAGAAGCAGGAGTAACTCCGAATCTGAATAAATTAAGTAAGGAAGGAATTTTATTCACCAATCTTTATGCTAATTCATTTAGAACTGACAGAGGATTAGTTGCCGTATTAAATGGATACCTGGCACAACCTACTACTTCAATAATGAAGTATCCTGCAAAAAGCCAGACTCTTCCCTCCATTGCTAAATCACTCCAAACGAAAGGATATACTTCAGACATGCTTTATGGGGGAGATATTAACTTCACTAATATGCAAAGTTACTTCTTTAGCTCAGGATATAGTAAAATTACTGCCGACAAAGATTTCCCGCTATCAAGCCGACTGTCTAAATGGGGAGCAAACGATGACATTACCTTTACTCATCTTTACAAAACATTAAAGGATGGAAGTAGAAAAGAGCCATTCTTCAGTACATTTCTTACTATAAGCAGCCACGAGCCCTTCGAAGTTCCATACAAAAGACTTAAAGATCCCTACCTGAACTCTGTAGCATTTACAGACAGTTGCCTGGGGAATTTTATTGATAAAATAAAGGCATTACCGCTTTGGGATAATACTCTTATTATATTAGTGTCTGATCATGGGTTTAAATATCCGGATTCAGTAAAAGAGCATGATCCTAAGCGTTATCGCATCCCCATGCTTTGGCTGGGAGGAGCTATAAAGGAACCTCGAATAGTATCGGGATATGGTAATCAGACAGACCTTGCTGCAACGTTGCTTTGGCAACTTGGAATTCCGCACAATAAATTTACATTTAGCAAGAACTTGATGGATAGTGTACAGCCTTCGTATGCATTCTATAGCTATAATAATGGATTTGGATTTATAGATACGACTGGCGTCTCAGTATATAACTGCGAAGCAGAAAGACCGTTGATTCTTAAACCAGAAGCTGGAAACGAGACTCGGCTAAAGAAAGGAAAAGCTCTATTACAAACATTGTATGATGATCTGGGGACCCGTTAA
- the rpe gene encoding ribulose-phosphate 3-epimerase: MNHKIAPSLLAADFLNLQRDVEMINGSEADWLHLDIMDGVFVPNISFGFPILEALKGVCKKPMDVHLMIVEPHKFINEVAATGAYMMNVHYEACTHLHRTIAAIKEAGMKAGVTLNPHTPVSLLEDIIYDVDMVLLMSVNPGYGGQRFIEHSIQKVKELKSLITRKELSTLIEVDGGVNAETGKRLFEAGADVLVAGNYVFKSPDPVETIRQLKAL, from the coding sequence ATGAATCATAAAATTGCTCCATCTTTACTTGCCGCCGATTTTCTTAATCTTCAGCGCGATGTGGAGATGATTAACGGAAGTGAAGCCGATTGGTTACATCTGGATATTATGGATGGGGTTTTTGTTCCTAATATTTCTTTCGGGTTTCCAATTTTGGAGGCGCTGAAAGGAGTATGTAAAAAACCCATGGATGTTCATTTAATGATAGTCGAGCCTCATAAATTCATTAATGAAGTTGCTGCTACAGGTGCTTATATGATGAATGTGCATTATGAAGCCTGTACACATCTTCATCGGACAATAGCTGCAATAAAGGAAGCTGGCATGAAAGCCGGAGTCACTCTTAATCCTCATACACCGGTTTCTTTATTGGAAGATATTATTTATGATGTGGATATGGTATTGCTTATGTCCGTGAATCCAGGATATGGTGGACAAAGGTTTATCGAACACTCGATTCAAAAAGTAAAAGAGTTAAAATCTCTGATTACCCGTAAAGAACTAAGTACGCTCATCGAAGTAGACGGAGGGGTTAACGCAGAAACAGGCAAACGTTTATTTGAAGCGGGAGCTGATGTATTGGTAGCCGGCAACTATGTTTTTAAATCGCCCGATCCTGTCGAAACCATCAGACAGTTAAAGGCTTTATAA
- a CDS encoding outer membrane protein transport protein, giving the protein MKKIVCLVATALFLSGAAAFAQGEMDAFKYSLGDLNGTARYLGMGGAFGALGGDISAMNSNPAGLGIYRSSEVVGTLSLSTIDTKSDWSGSVAKDDKSKVSFDNFAYVGYFPTANESGIMSWNIGISYNRLKNFNRNYRISGSQAYSMADYVADKAYGINEADLIYKEGSYDPYNNANLPWMPVLGYEGGYFGSYPGTDSEYHSGFGEMGNNEQWNGYSPERTSLNVTEKGAVDQYNFSFATNISNVVFIGANLAVTDINYSTRTIYDEKFSGGDHLYLDNALSSEGTGYSVNVGTIVRPVDFLRLGVAYNSPTWYKMTDYFHADAGTSIAQYDPAKMDASTPDKMYSDYELRTPDKWIFSAAAVIEQYGLISVDYEIANYKGMRLYDYNGDASPDNEYIKQDFGTGNMLKIGAEFKVTPQFAVRAGGAWQSSPVNTGLKNGDVEVLTAGTLPHYTVDKGVNYFTVGLGYRFTPNFYSDIACVFKTHKEDAYMFSRTFLDNGDLKVDSTPASLKTNTTRVALTLGYKF; this is encoded by the coding sequence ATGAAGAAAATTGTTTGCTTAGTTGCAACAGCATTGTTCCTTTCGGGTGCAGCTGCATTTGCTCAGGGAGAGATGGATGCTTTCAAATATTCACTTGGAGATTTGAATGGTACTGCTCGTTATTTAGGAATGGGAGGAGCTTTCGGAGCTTTAGGTGGAGATATTTCAGCCATGAATTCGAATCCTGCGGGCTTAGGTATTTACCGTAGTTCTGAAGTTGTTGGAACGCTGAGCCTTTCTACTATTGACACCAAGTCTGATTGGTCGGGTAGTGTAGCCAAAGATGATAAATCAAAGGTGAGCTTTGACAACTTTGCTTATGTAGGTTATTTCCCTACAGCCAATGAGTCCGGAATAATGAGCTGGAATATCGGTATCTCTTATAACAGGCTAAAGAATTTTAACCGCAATTATCGTATATCCGGATCTCAGGCTTATTCTATGGCAGACTATGTAGCCGATAAAGCCTATGGTATTAATGAAGCCGATTTGATTTATAAAGAAGGCTCTTACGATCCTTATAATAATGCAAACTTGCCCTGGATGCCTGTACTTGGGTACGAAGGTGGTTATTTTGGATCTTATCCCGGTACTGATTCTGAATATCATTCAGGTTTTGGTGAAATGGGAAATAACGAACAATGGAATGGATATAGTCCTGAAAGAACTTCATTGAATGTGACTGAAAAGGGAGCGGTAGATCAGTATAACTTTTCTTTTGCAACCAATATCTCCAATGTTGTTTTCATTGGTGCTAATCTCGCGGTGACTGACATTAACTACAGCACCAGGACCATTTACGATGAAAAATTTTCCGGAGGAGATCATCTTTATCTTGATAATGCTTTAAGCAGTGAAGGGACTGGCTACTCGGTTAACGTAGGAACAATTGTAAGACCTGTTGATTTCCTCCGTTTAGGTGTAGCATATAATTCACCTACATGGTATAAAATGACAGATTATTTCCATGCAGATGCGGGAACCAGTATTGCTCAGTATGATCCGGCAAAGATGGATGCGTCTACACCCGATAAGATGTATTCCGATTATGAGCTTCGCACACCAGATAAGTGGATTTTCAGTGCTGCAGCGGTTATTGAACAGTATGGATTGATCAGTGTAGATTATGAAATTGCGAACTATAAGGGAATGCGATTGTATGATTATAACGGAGATGCATCTCCTGATAATGAATATATCAAACAGGATTTTGGGACAGGAAATATGTTGAAGATAGGTGCAGAATTTAAAGTAACTCCACAGTTCGCTGTACGTGCTGGTGGAGCATGGCAATCCAGTCCTGTAAATACAGGACTTAAAAACGGTGATGTTGAGGTTCTTACCGCAGGTACACTTCCTCATTATACGGTTGATAAGGGAGTTAATTATTTTACTGTAGGGTTAGGTTATCGTTTTACGCCTAATTTTTATAGTGATATTGCCTGTGTTTTCAAAACACATAAAGAAGATGCGTATATGTTTTCCAGAACTTTTTTGGATAATGGAGATTTAAAGGTAGATTCTACTCCAGCTTCTTTAAAAACCAATACAACTCGTGTTGCACTTACTCTAGGATATAAATTCTGA